The uncultured Hyphomonas sp. genome includes a region encoding these proteins:
- a CDS encoding M3 family metallopeptidase translates to MTRSRTFLSFILGSTMMTACAGITPEASEAGDTVEVAEAASVTSDAAPDMTAEAAWSPGDVFSGPYGGVPAFDKMDIALIEPALEEGMAVQKVEIDAITSNPNAPTFENTVAALEDTGRQLNRVLRYYYLWGSNLSTPEFREIETRMDPELQAFEDSINQNQALFARIDAVRQGDEYETLTPAQQRLTEIIHQRFTRNGGTLTGEKAEKFAAINKELAALYAEFSGNLLADEEGWVTYLTPEQTDGLSDSYLSSAAAAAEALGKPGMYAVRNTRSSMDPFLTFSTERDLREQVWRNYYNRGDNGDAHDNNAIIAKILKLRDQRVELLGYDNYAEWRLEDRMAKSPDRAFDLMLQVWKASVARVHEEVADMQALADAEGAGITIAPWDYRFYAEKVRKAKYDLNSEEVKQYLQVDNLRLAMFDVAGELFGFEFVPITDGSVPVFHPDVTVYEVNDKATGRNVGLWYFDPFARDGKRSGAWATTYRSYESFRGEKNVLAANNSNFVKPAPGEPVLLSWDDAETMFHEFGHALHYLSLQVEYPTLTFGLRDYTEFQSQLLERWLSTDHVINTYLVSAETGEPMPAELVEKIRKASTFNQGFATTEYLASALIDMKLHMADPDGLDPDAFERETLEELGMPSELVMRHRTPHFGHVFSGEGYAAGYYGYLWADVLTSDAAEAFAEAPGGFYDQEIASAAVEYLFAAGNAMDPADAYRLFRGRDAEIDALMRDRGFAE, encoded by the coding sequence ATGACCCGATCCAGAACCTTCCTGTCCTTCATCCTTGGCTCCACGATGATGACCGCCTGTGCCGGCATCACGCCGGAGGCCTCCGAAGCCGGTGACACGGTCGAAGTGGCGGAGGCTGCCAGTGTCACGTCAGACGCTGCCCCTGACATGACAGCCGAAGCAGCCTGGAGCCCCGGTGACGTTTTCAGCGGACCCTATGGCGGTGTGCCTGCCTTCGACAAAATGGATATCGCGCTGATCGAGCCGGCGCTTGAAGAAGGGATGGCCGTCCAGAAGGTGGAGATCGATGCCATCACGTCCAACCCGAACGCCCCGACATTCGAAAACACGGTTGCGGCGCTGGAAGACACAGGCCGCCAGCTGAACCGTGTGCTGAGGTACTATTACCTTTGGGGTTCGAACCTTTCGACGCCGGAATTCCGCGAGATCGAGACGCGTATGGATCCGGAACTCCAGGCGTTCGAGGATTCGATCAACCAGAACCAGGCGCTTTTCGCGCGCATTGATGCCGTGCGGCAGGGAGACGAATACGAGACGCTGACCCCGGCCCAGCAACGGCTGACGGAAATCATCCATCAGCGCTTCACTCGCAATGGCGGCACGCTGACGGGCGAGAAGGCGGAGAAGTTCGCGGCGATCAACAAGGAACTTGCGGCGCTCTATGCCGAATTTTCCGGTAACCTGCTGGCTGACGAAGAAGGCTGGGTTACCTATCTGACGCCGGAACAGACCGATGGCCTGTCGGACTCCTATCTCAGCTCCGCCGCGGCGGCGGCAGAAGCGCTGGGCAAGCCGGGCATGTATGCCGTGCGCAACACCCGCTCCTCGATGGATCCGTTCCTGACCTTCTCGACCGAGCGTGACCTGCGCGAACAGGTCTGGCGGAACTATTACAATCGCGGCGACAATGGCGACGCACACGACAATAACGCCATCATCGCGAAGATCCTGAAGCTGCGCGATCAGCGGGTCGAACTGCTCGGCTATGACAATTATGCCGAATGGCGCCTGGAAGACCGGATGGCCAAATCGCCGGACCGGGCGTTCGATCTGATGCTGCAGGTGTGGAAGGCCTCCGTGGCCCGCGTGCACGAAGAGGTCGCTGACATGCAGGCGCTGGCCGATGCGGAAGGCGCAGGCATCACAATCGCGCCTTGGGACTACCGTTTCTATGCGGAGAAAGTCCGCAAGGCGAAGTACGACCTCAATTCGGAAGAGGTGAAACAATACCTGCAGGTCGACAATCTGCGGCTCGCCATGTTTGATGTTGCGGGCGAATTGTTCGGCTTCGAGTTCGTACCGATCACCGATGGCTCTGTGCCCGTCTTCCATCCGGATGTCACAGTGTATGAGGTCAACGACAAGGCAACGGGCCGCAATGTCGGCCTCTGGTATTTCGACCCCTTCGCACGGGACGGCAAGCGCTCTGGCGCCTGGGCGACAACCTACCGGTCCTATGAAAGCTTCCGCGGTGAGAAGAATGTGCTGGCGGCCAACAATTCCAACTTCGTGAAGCCGGCTCCGGGCGAGCCGGTACTTCTGTCCTGGGACGATGCCGAGACCATGTTCCATGAGTTCGGTCATGCGCTGCATTACCTGTCGCTGCAGGTGGAGTATCCGACCCTGACCTTCGGGCTTCGTGACTACACGGAGTTCCAGTCGCAGCTGCTGGAGCGCTGGCTGTCGACGGACCATGTCATCAACACCTATCTCGTCAGTGCCGAAACGGGCGAGCCGATGCCAGCGGAGCTGGTCGAGAAGATCCGCAAGGCTTCGACCTTCAACCAGGGCTTCGCGACGACGGAATACCTGGCGTCTGCCCTGATCGACATGAAGCTGCACATGGCGGATCCGGACGGGCTGGACCCCGATGCGTTCGAGCGTGAGACGCTGGAAGAACTCGGCATGCCGTCGGAACTTGTGATGCGTCACCGCACACCGCATTTCGGGCACGTCTTCTCCGGCGAGGGATATGCGGCCGGTTATTACGGCTATCTCTGGGCCGACGTGTTGACGTCAGATGCGGCGGAAGCCTTCGCCGAAGCCCCTGGCGGCTTCTACGACCAGGAGATCGCCAGCGCGGCGGTGGAATACCTGTTCGCTGCCGGCAATGCGATGGACCCGGCAGACGCCTATCGCCTGTTCCGTGGCCGCGACGCGGAGATCGACGCACTCATGCGCGACCGGGGGTTTGCCGAGTAA
- the glpK gene encoding glycerol kinase GlpK, whose protein sequence is MADAILVIDEGTTSTRAIVFDRDFNQVSLAQEEVPLAYPADGWVEQDGETIWEKTVEVCRAALSEAGGIERIAGIGITNQRETTLVWDRKTGKPLAPAIIWQDRRTASACDALKAAGHEAAVQAETGLLIDPYFSGTKIAWILDTVTGARERAEAGELAFGTVETFLIWHLTGGRVHATDVSNASRTLLYRLGLGAEGGWSEAMCNLFRVPMSMLPEVKPNAADFGLSDEGLFGKPLPILSAAGDQQSALVGQGCLSPGMAKITYGTGAFLVANSGAEKPESKNRLLGTVGYETAEGGAMALEGSIFNAGTVVKWLRDDLGLIADAAESEAMAEALPGNGGVYIVPAFTGLGAPHWNADARGTISGITRATTAAHLVRAGLESVAYQTRDLLDAFEADGVEIRELRVDGGMVANDWLMQFLADICSRPVVRPDYREMTALGAAALAAMQLGWVDAAGWQAREVKGTQFEPQMEGEQSTALRKGWSAALRRTLA, encoded by the coding sequence ATGGCTGATGCTATCCTGGTGATCGACGAGGGAACGACCTCGACCCGGGCCATTGTGTTCGACCGGGACTTCAACCAGGTCTCGTTGGCGCAGGAAGAAGTGCCGCTGGCCTATCCCGCCGATGGCTGGGTGGAGCAGGACGGCGAAACGATCTGGGAGAAAACCGTCGAGGTCTGCCGCGCGGCGCTCTCCGAAGCGGGCGGCATTGAGCGGATCGCCGGGATCGGCATCACCAATCAGCGCGAGACGACGCTCGTCTGGGACCGCAAGACCGGCAAGCCGCTGGCACCCGCCATCATCTGGCAGGACCGGCGTACCGCCAGCGCCTGCGACGCGCTGAAGGCGGCGGGGCATGAAGCGGCCGTTCAGGCGGAAACCGGCCTGCTGATCGATCCTTATTTCTCCGGTACCAAGATCGCTTGGATTCTCGACACTGTGACCGGTGCCCGCGAACGGGCAGAAGCCGGGGAACTCGCCTTCGGTACAGTCGAGACCTTCCTCATCTGGCACCTGACGGGTGGGCGCGTGCACGCCACCGATGTGTCGAACGCCTCCCGTACCTTGCTGTATCGCCTCGGCCTGGGCGCCGAGGGCGGCTGGAGCGAGGCGATGTGCAACCTGTTCCGTGTGCCGATGAGCATGTTGCCAGAGGTAAAGCCCAACGCGGCAGACTTCGGGCTCAGCGATGAAGGCCTGTTCGGCAAACCGCTGCCCATCCTGTCAGCGGCTGGCGACCAGCAATCTGCGCTTGTCGGGCAGGGCTGTCTGTCGCCGGGCATGGCCAAGATCACCTACGGCACCGGTGCATTCCTCGTGGCGAATTCAGGCGCTGAGAAACCGGAGTCGAAAAACCGCCTTCTGGGAACGGTTGGCTATGAAACGGCGGAAGGCGGCGCGATGGCGCTGGAGGGCTCCATCTTCAATGCCGGAACGGTTGTGAAATGGCTGCGCGACGATCTGGGGCTGATCGCCGATGCTGCCGAAAGCGAAGCCATGGCGGAGGCGCTGCCGGGCAATGGCGGTGTCTATATCGTACCGGCTTTCACCGGCCTCGGCGCCCCGCACTGGAATGCCGACGCGCGCGGCACGATCAGCGGCATCACACGTGCGACGACGGCGGCGCACCTTGTCCGCGCGGGGCTCGAATCCGTTGCCTACCAGACACGCGACCTGCTGGACGCGTTCGAAGCAGATGGTGTGGAGATCCGCGAGTTGCGGGTCGATGGGGGCATGGTGGCCAATGACTGGCTGATGCAGTTCCTGGCCGATATCTGTTCCCGCCCGGTCGTGCGGCCCGATTACCGCGAGATGACGGCACTCGGCGCGGCGGCGCTTGCGGCGATGCAGCTCGGCTGGGTCGATGCGGCAGGCTGGCAAGCGCGCGAAGTCAAAGGCACGCAGTTCGAACCTCAGATGGAGGGCGAACAGAGTACGGCCTTGCGGAAGGGCTGGTCAGCCGCGCTGCGCCGTACGCTTGCCTGA
- a CDS encoding D-Ala-D-Ala carboxypeptidase family metallohydrolase codes for MLIENVSEFDADGWCWPHFTPKELACRCGGRFCAGEYWHAPDFLDALEALRADAGRPLVTNSGHRCAVWNTYVGGARFSFHRSIAVDISLNGHDRHALLAAAERHGFTGLGLGKTFLHLDRRTRPARWFYPGSEASWRT; via the coding sequence ATGCTGATCGAAAATGTCTCTGAATTTGATGCGGACGGCTGGTGCTGGCCGCATTTTACGCCGAAGGAACTGGCCTGCCGGTGCGGTGGACGGTTCTGTGCGGGCGAATACTGGCATGCCCCGGACTTCCTTGATGCGCTGGAAGCGTTGCGGGCGGATGCGGGCCGGCCTCTAGTGACCAATTCCGGTCATCGCTGCGCGGTGTGGAACACTTATGTCGGCGGTGCCCGGTTCAGTTTTCACCGGTCCATCGCTGTCGATATCTCGCTCAACGGGCACGACCGCCACGCCTTGTTGGCGGCTGCGGAGCGCCACGGCTTCACCGGGCTCGGCTTGGGAAAGACCTTCCTGCATCTCGACCGGCGAACGCGGCCCGCGCGCTGGTTCTATCCGGGGAGCGAAGCATCATGGCGGACATAG
- a CDS encoding nitronate monooxygenase family protein, producing MAVPPVLQNMRLPLIGSPLFIISGPELVIAQCKAGIVGSFPALNARPGPVLHEWLDRITTELAEHNEKNPDRPAAPFAVNQIVHKSNDRLEHDVEACVKYKVPLVITSLGAQKAVNDAIHSYGGVVMHDVIDTFFAKKALEKGADGLIAVCAGAGGHAGRLSPFALIQEIREFFDGPLALSGSIANGGAIAAALAMGADFAYMGSAFIACDEANAVEGYKDAIVSYGAEDIVYSNLFTGVHGNYLKPSIEAAGLDPNNLPESDPSKMNFGSGGNTKSKAWKDIWGCGQGIGAVKQRGPVADYVAQLESEYNAAIEKLNQPRTWGATPATAG from the coding sequence ATGGCTGTGCCGCCCGTGCTTCAGAATATGCGCCTGCCGCTGATCGGATCGCCTCTGTTCATCATCTCCGGTCCGGAACTGGTCATCGCCCAGTGCAAGGCCGGCATCGTCGGAAGCTTCCCGGCGCTCAACGCCCGTCCGGGCCCCGTGCTGCATGAGTGGCTGGACCGGATCACGACCGAACTGGCGGAGCATAACGAGAAGAACCCGGACCGTCCGGCCGCACCATTCGCCGTGAACCAGATCGTGCACAAGTCGAACGACCGTCTGGAGCATGATGTCGAAGCCTGCGTGAAGTATAAGGTGCCGCTGGTGATCACGTCGCTGGGGGCGCAGAAAGCCGTCAACGATGCCATCCACTCCTATGGCGGCGTCGTGATGCATGACGTGATCGACACGTTCTTCGCCAAGAAAGCGCTGGAGAAAGGCGCCGACGGCCTGATCGCTGTGTGTGCCGGTGCTGGCGGCCATGCCGGCCGGCTGTCGCCGTTTGCCCTGATCCAGGAAATCCGTGAGTTCTTTGACGGTCCGCTGGCCCTGTCCGGCTCCATCGCCAATGGCGGGGCGATTGCCGCCGCGCTCGCGATGGGCGCCGACTTTGCCTATATGGGCTCGGCCTTCATCGCCTGCGACGAAGCCAATGCCGTGGAAGGCTATAAGGACGCCATCGTGTCTTACGGCGCTGAGGACATCGTCTATTCGAACCTCTTTACCGGCGTGCACGGTAACTATCTGAAGCCGTCGATCGAGGCGGCGGGTCTCGATCCGAACAACCTGCCGGAAAGCGACCCCAGCAAGATGAACTTCGGCTCGGGCGGCAACACCAAGAGCAAGGCCTGGAAAGACATCTGGGGCTGTGGCCAGGGTATCGGCGCGGTGAAGCAGCGCGGGCCCGTGGCCGACTACGTGGCTCAGCTGGAATCGGAGTACAATGCTGCGATTGAAAAGCTGAACCAGCCGCGCACCTGGGGCGCTACCCCCGCCACCGCTGGCTGA
- a CDS encoding hemolysin family protein: MVEFFILLGLIVVNGIFAMSELAIVSARTARLQAKADQGDTGAKTVISLQADPSRFLSTVQIGITLVGIIAGAYGATAIADELSPVIAKHVPAIEAEAGEIAFALVIVFTTFLSLVIGELVPKRIALIAPEAIAKVMAPPMAFISKLAFPVVWLLRVSTEGLLSLLGLAGIKQEPVTEEEIHAILDEGATSGVIDLEEQRMMRGVMRLADRDIRSIMIPRPDIVWVDASDPWTDIKREILESGKSRFPVANERLDRVFGVVQTKDLLACDLSGEGPDLNQVARPVTFVPETLSVMRLLESMQDTEVRMVLVVDEHGSIQGMVTAADLLGAIAGDSAFSPSEGIDRPARRDDGSWLIDGLMPVEDLEILLSAPDFGEADGGAVTVGGMIIHHLQRLARDGDVVHISGYRFEVLDLDGRRVDKVLVTPPGAGEPV; the protein is encoded by the coding sequence ATGGTCGAATTCTTCATCCTCCTCGGACTGATCGTGGTGAACGGTATCTTCGCCATGTCGGAGCTGGCCATCGTGTCCGCCCGGACGGCGCGCCTCCAGGCAAAGGCCGATCAGGGCGACACGGGCGCCAAAACGGTGATCAGCTTGCAGGCGGACCCGTCGCGTTTCCTGTCGACGGTGCAGATCGGAATCACCCTCGTAGGCATCATTGCCGGTGCTTATGGCGCGACAGCGATTGCGGATGAGCTGTCGCCCGTCATCGCGAAACATGTGCCGGCCATAGAAGCCGAGGCCGGAGAGATTGCGTTCGCGCTGGTGATTGTCTTCACGACCTTCCTGTCTCTGGTCATCGGCGAACTGGTTCCCAAGCGCATCGCGCTGATTGCACCGGAAGCCATTGCCAAGGTCATGGCGCCGCCGATGGCGTTTATTTCGAAGCTGGCCTTTCCCGTCGTCTGGCTGCTGCGTGTTTCGACCGAGGGCCTGCTCAGCCTGTTGGGGCTTGCGGGGATCAAGCAGGAACCGGTGACCGAAGAAGAGATCCACGCCATCCTCGATGAAGGCGCGACCAGCGGTGTTATCGACCTTGAGGAACAGCGCATGATGCGCGGTGTCATGCGTCTCGCCGACCGGGATATCCGCTCCATCATGATCCCCCGTCCGGACATTGTCTGGGTTGATGCCAGCGATCCGTGGACGGATATAAAGCGGGAGATCCTTGAAAGCGGAAAGTCCCGGTTCCCGGTTGCGAATGAACGGCTGGATCGGGTGTTTGGCGTTGTCCAGACAAAAGACCTCCTCGCCTGTGACCTGAGCGGCGAGGGGCCGGACCTGAATCAGGTCGCGCGGCCCGTCACGTTCGTGCCGGAAACGCTTTCGGTCATGCGGCTGCTGGAATCCATGCAGGATACCGAAGTGCGCATGGTGCTGGTCGTGGACGAGCATGGCAGCATTCAGGGCATGGTCACCGCGGCGGATCTGCTGGGCGCCATCGCGGGCGACAGCGCATTCTCCCCCAGCGAAGGCATCGACCGCCCGGCGCGGCGCGATGACGGGTCCTGGCTGATCGATGGCCTGATGCCGGTCGAGGACCTGGAAATCCTGCTTTCGGCGCCGGATTTCGGGGAAGCTGACGGCGGTGCCGTCACGGTCGGCGGCATGATTATCCACCATCTGCAGCGTCTCGCGCGGGATGGGGATGTCGTGCACATCTCCGGATACCGGTTTGAGGTGCTGGACCTTGATGGCCGACGGGTCGACAAGGTGCTCGTCACGCCGCCCGGTGCCGGTGAACCGGTCTGA
- a CDS encoding SDR family NAD(P)-dependent oxidoreductase produces MSLGDVTGRLSGKVAIVTGAGQTPGETVGNGKAIALLFARAGASVLCVDRDLARAEATVSEIVGEGGVAKAFAADVSQPDEAAAIAATAEAAFGPPDILVNNVGIGDAGDGPPHKLTEEAFERTLKVNLKGAWLVTKSVLPGMRERGAGAIVNISSLASLAGGFQMAYEVSKAGMNRMTLSVAMSGASRGVRCNAILPGLMDTPMAIRGIAKMRGVPEEDLRQERAARVPMGFMGSGWDTGHAALFLASDEARFITGALLPVDGGASARIG; encoded by the coding sequence ATGAGCCTCGGCGACGTCACGGGTCGCCTTTCCGGCAAGGTCGCCATCGTGACTGGCGCAGGCCAGACGCCCGGCGAAACGGTCGGCAATGGCAAGGCCATCGCGCTGCTGTTCGCGCGGGCCGGGGCCAGTGTGTTGTGCGTAGACAGGGACCTCGCCCGCGCCGAAGCCACCGTTTCAGAGATTGTTGGCGAAGGTGGCGTGGCAAAGGCATTCGCCGCAGATGTCAGCCAGCCGGACGAGGCCGCGGCGATTGCCGCCACCGCAGAAGCAGCGTTCGGACCGCCGGATATCCTCGTCAACAATGTCGGCATAGGTGACGCCGGTGACGGCCCGCCGCACAAGCTGACCGAAGAGGCTTTCGAGCGCACGCTGAAGGTCAACCTGAAAGGTGCCTGGCTGGTCACCAAATCCGTGCTGCCGGGCATGCGGGAACGCGGTGCCGGGGCCATCGTGAACATCTCGTCGCTGGCATCACTCGCGGGCGGCTTCCAGATGGCCTACGAGGTCTCCAAGGCGGGCATGAACCGGATGACGCTGAGCGTGGCCATGTCTGGCGCATCGCGCGGCGTGCGGTGCAATGCGATTCTGCCAGGCCTCATGGATACGCCCATGGCGATTCGCGGGATTGCGAAGATGCGTGGCGTCCCGGAAGAAGACCTGCGCCAGGAGCGGGCGGCCCGCGTGCCCATGGGCTTCATGGGTTCCGGCTGGGACACCGGGCATGCCGCGCTCTTCCTCGCCAGCGATGAAGCGCGCTTCATCACCGGCGCCCTGTTGCCGGTCGATGGCGGCGCCAGCGCCCGGATCGGCTGA
- a CDS encoding carboxymuconolactone decarboxylase family protein: MRLKTPRITPLADSEMGPEVKEMIAGRFGDAPVFNVFRTLARAPKAYKRFMGWGGYILSKYNDLSPRDRELAILRAGYNWKAGYEWAQHKRIGLDCGLTEEEIERIKAGPDAEGWNANDKALLQATDELTSDAFITDETWAALSGFSQKQKMDLVMTVGQYTQVSMMLNSFGVPLDDDLVLDPDLVK; the protein is encoded by the coding sequence ATGAGACTGAAAACACCGCGAATCACGCCGCTTGCCGATTCCGAGATGGGCCCGGAAGTGAAGGAAATGATCGCGGGCCGGTTCGGCGATGCCCCGGTGTTCAACGTCTTCCGCACGCTCGCCCGCGCGCCCAAGGCCTACAAACGCTTCATGGGCTGGGGCGGATACATTCTCTCCAAATACAACGATCTCAGCCCGCGTGACCGCGAACTGGCGATCCTCCGCGCCGGATACAACTGGAAGGCCGGCTATGAGTGGGCCCAGCACAAGCGCATCGGGCTCGATTGCGGCCTCACGGAAGAAGAAATCGAGCGCATCAAGGCCGGACCGGATGCTGAAGGCTGGAACGCAAACGACAAGGCCCTGCTGCAGGCCACCGACGAATTGACGTCCGACGCATTCATCACGGACGAGACCTGGGCCGCGTTGTCCGGCTTCAGCCAGAAACAGAAGATGGACCTCGTCATGACGGTCGGCCAGTACACGCAGGTGTCGATGATGCTGAACAGTTTCGGCGTGCCTTTGGATGACGACCTGGTGCTCGATCCGGATCTCGTCAAATGA
- a CDS encoding methylmalonyl-CoA mutase family protein yields MADDILPLSSTFPDATEAEWMASVEKALKGRGIDTITRTTADGLKIRPLYRESDFPASEDPLGTPGEAPYLRGPTAAPDKWLPWDIRQAFTHASPSHTHGEVLRDLERGVSSVELCIDPTGHNGVQAMTMPDYDIALNGVDASMACVALDPVMTSGTREAAFLAEWARNKADAKLDFNMDPLGALARTGKLAGGLDAAFAEAGKLATVLNAKYPSANLFRIDARAVHEAGGSEAQELAALIASAVDTLRRLAPHMGAADVASKTIFCLALDANYGIGVGKLRAARRLWARVEEALGLDAKPMRLQGYSSARMLTRYDAWTNMLRNTAAAFAGAVGGADILTIRAFNEPLGTPEELGRRIARNTQLIAMEESQLGRVADPAGGAWFTETFANELAEAAWAEFQKIEGEGGYAASLMSGAFQGRVKATRDARAKDIAKRKIPVTGVSEFPLLEEIAAPVADAPHLRSGAELTDEALQALVPDLAPATGADVTAEALEPIRLGADFEALRDKAAAAAKPPAIFLATLGPLAEFTARADFARNLFAAGGLASKEPPVPPKDAAEIAAAFKASGCRIACICGSDARYADEADAAARALKEAGAQHVWIAGKHDGEAIDSQAFMGCDVLHNLKLAHAELGL; encoded by the coding sequence ATGGCAGACGACATTCTCCCGCTTTCCAGCACTTTTCCGGACGCCACCGAAGCCGAATGGATGGCTTCGGTCGAAAAGGCCCTCAAGGGCCGTGGCATCGACACAATCACCCGCACCACGGCGGATGGGCTGAAGATCCGCCCGCTCTACCGTGAGAGCGATTTTCCGGCTTCGGAAGACCCGCTGGGCACGCCCGGTGAGGCCCCGTACCTGCGCGGCCCCACGGCGGCACCGGACAAGTGGCTGCCCTGGGATATCCGTCAGGCCTTCACGCACGCCTCGCCCTCGCACACGCATGGCGAAGTGCTGCGGGATCTGGAACGGGGCGTGAGTTCGGTCGAACTCTGCATCGACCCGACCGGACATAATGGCGTCCAGGCCATGACTATGCCGGACTATGACATTGCCTTGAACGGCGTTGACGCGAGCATGGCCTGCGTTGCGCTTGATCCGGTCATGACCTCCGGCACACGCGAAGCCGCCTTTCTGGCCGAGTGGGCCCGGAACAAGGCCGACGCGAAACTCGACTTCAACATGGACCCGCTGGGCGCCCTCGCCCGCACAGGCAAACTGGCGGGCGGCCTCGATGCCGCGTTCGCCGAAGCCGGCAAGCTGGCCACGGTCCTCAACGCAAAGTATCCATCGGCAAACCTCTTCCGCATCGATGCACGCGCCGTGCACGAAGCGGGCGGATCGGAAGCACAGGAACTCGCCGCACTGATCGCTTCGGCTGTCGACACGCTGCGCCGCCTCGCCCCGCACATGGGCGCTGCGGACGTTGCCTCGAAAACGATCTTCTGCCTCGCACTGGACGCCAATTACGGCATCGGCGTTGGCAAGCTGCGCGCCGCGCGCCGCCTGTGGGCCCGCGTGGAAGAGGCGCTCGGCCTCGACGCGAAACCGATGCGCCTGCAGGGCTACAGCTCTGCCCGCATGCTGACCCGCTATGACGCGTGGACCAACATGCTGCGCAACACCGCCGCCGCCTTTGCCGGCGCTGTCGGCGGAGCGGACATCCTGACCATCCGCGCCTTCAACGAGCCGCTGGGCACGCCGGAAGAACTCGGCCGCCGCATCGCACGCAACACCCAGCTGATCGCCATGGAAGAGAGCCAGCTCGGCCGCGTGGCAGACCCGGCAGGCGGCGCATGGTTCACCGAGACCTTCGCCAATGAACTGGCCGAGGCCGCCTGGGCCGAATTCCAGAAGATCGAAGGCGAAGGCGGATACGCCGCCTCCCTCATGTCCGGCGCCTTCCAGGGCCGCGTGAAAGCGACCCGCGATGCCCGCGCCAAGGATATCGCCAAGCGCAAGATCCCGGTCACCGGCGTTTCCGAATTCCCGCTGCTCGAAGAGATCGCCGCCCCGGTGGCGGACGCCCCGCACCTGCGCTCGGGCGCTGAGCTGACGGACGAAGCGCTGCAGGCGCTGGTGCCGGACCTGGCGCCCGCCACAGGCGCGGACGTCACAGCCGAAGCGCTCGAGCCGATCCGCCTCGGCGCAGACTTCGAAGCACTGCGCGACAAGGCCGCTGCGGCGGCCAAGCCGCCCGCGATCTTCCTCGCGACGCTTGGACCGCTCGCCGAATTCACGGCCCGGGCAGACTTTGCCCGCAACCTGTTCGCCGCCGGCGGCCTTGCTTCGAAAGAACCTCCGGTGCCGCCGAAAGATGCCGCAGAGATTGCGGCCGCGTTCAAAGCCTCCGGCTGCCGCATCGCCTGTATCTGCGGAAGCGATGCACGTTATGCGGACGAAGCGGATGCCGCGGCCAGGGCCCTCAAAGAGGCAGGCGCACAGCATGTCTGGATCGCCGGGAAGCATGATGGCGAGGCCATCGACTCGCAGGCCTTCATGGGCTGCGACGTGCTGCACAATTTGAAACTGGCCCACGCCGAACTGGGATTATGA